A single genomic interval of Stieleria maiorica harbors:
- a CDS encoding IS4 family transposase, whose amino-acid sequence MVSQWVIDELETVDLGDKRRNERLAEVLSAMAGLPSKSIPAAVGAGHNETTAAYRLFDNDAICFEDILAPHIDACYKRLAEQEVVILAHDTTELDLTKPNTQVEGAGPLDGSSRYGELLHPLMAFTPTGTPLGTVAAELWTREEGPSKADDRKKVPIEEKESLRWLENHREAQLIASEHPETQVVCVADSEADIFEVIECNSDSPKNFWWIIRSCYDSSIVDQHGRPSGNLHEKLAASKVRYTKAITILSHQPKLACDKRARNQPREARQCELEVRATTLTLKNPYRPDRHLRPTKVNAIWAHEIDPPEGDTPISWLLLTNMPISNKEEIELVLSYYCIRWLIEVFFRTLKSGTRIEAKRFEKIERFERCLAVSMILAWRTFYSVRIGRECPDVSCEAVFVADEWQPVYKIVTGEDPPKKPPTLKEIVRMIARLGGYIDRPRHDEPGTDTVMRGMERLYDISSCWRSFGPNATRSGE is encoded by the coding sequence CCGAGCAAGAGCATTCCTGCTGCAGTCGGCGCAGGACACAACGAAACAACGGCAGCCTACCGACTTTTTGATAACGATGCGATCTGCTTTGAGGACATTTTAGCGCCCCATATAGATGCCTGCTATAAGCGTCTTGCTGAGCAAGAAGTTGTCATCTTGGCTCACGATACGACGGAACTGGATTTGACGAAACCTAACACGCAAGTAGAAGGGGCCGGTCCGCTAGATGGCAGTTCACGCTACGGCGAGTTGCTTCACCCGCTGATGGCGTTCACTCCCACCGGCACGCCCTTAGGAACCGTTGCAGCGGAACTTTGGACTCGCGAGGAAGGTCCGTCAAAAGCCGATGATCGAAAGAAAGTGCCGATTGAAGAGAAGGAGTCTCTGCGATGGCTTGAAAACCACCGCGAAGCACAGTTAATCGCTAGCGAGCACCCCGAAACGCAAGTTGTCTGCGTGGCTGACAGCGAAGCGGACATCTTTGAAGTCATCGAGTGTAATTCCGATTCTCCAAAGAACTTTTGGTGGATTATTCGCAGTTGCTATGACAGTTCGATCGTTGATCAGCACGGTCGGCCATCAGGAAATCTGCATGAAAAACTCGCCGCCAGCAAAGTACGCTACACCAAAGCGATAACGATTCTTTCGCACCAACCCAAGTTAGCCTGTGACAAACGAGCACGCAATCAACCGCGAGAGGCACGCCAATGCGAACTCGAGGTGCGTGCAACGACGCTGACACTGAAGAACCCCTATCGGCCCGATCGACACCTACGGCCCACGAAAGTCAACGCGATTTGGGCTCACGAGATCGATCCGCCTGAAGGGGATACGCCTATCAGTTGGCTGTTGCTGACCAATATGCCGATTTCGAACAAGGAAGAGATTGAGCTGGTGTTGTCTTACTACTGCATTCGCTGGTTGATCGAAGTATTCTTCCGAACTCTCAAATCAGGCACTCGCATCGAAGCAAAGCGGTTTGAAAAGATCGAACGATTCGAGCGTTGTCTCGCTGTTTCGATGATCTTGGCGTGGCGAACGTTCTACAGCGTGCGGATCGGTCGCGAATGTCCAGACGTCAGCTGTGAAGCAGTATTCGTAGCCGACGAATGGCAGCCGGTATACAAGATCGTCACCGGGGAAGATCCGCCAAAGAAACCACCGACGTTGAAGGAGATCGTCCGCATGATCGCTCGGCTTGGCGGCTACATCGACCGACCACGACATGACGAGCCTGGCACCGATACGGTCATGCGCGGCATGGAACGACTCTACGACATCAGTAGTTGTTGGCGAAGCTTTGGTCCAAATGCAACCAGATCAGGGGAATGA
- a CDS encoding glycosyltransferase family 2 protein: MEDDRPMISVMMPCCNNARYIEAAITSVLSQQIDVPLELLIIDDASSDDSVDRIKAIDDPRIRLMQNQTNRGIARVRNELLDAASGHFLTSLDGDDVYVDACKLAREWELLQNAPEPQRTIVYSDVRWIDGDGQTMLTASAIAPPMEGILYQAILDRRVMIPRDFLLSVDLARGVGGFDATLPIYEDWDYKLRLAQKAVFRYTGCVGIGYRRHGSGLSAAAAPLHQKCQAIIRKKHAGEGFDGDPMRLLKLAGRLHGILTRNRLRSRKAA; encoded by the coding sequence ATGGAAGACGATCGGCCGATGATCTCGGTGATGATGCCCTGCTGCAACAACGCTCGATACATCGAAGCGGCAATCACCTCCGTGCTGTCGCAGCAGATCGACGTTCCACTCGAGTTGCTGATTATCGACGACGCCTCCTCGGATGATTCGGTGGACCGCATCAAGGCGATCGACGACCCGCGAATCCGGTTGATGCAAAACCAAACGAACCGCGGCATCGCTCGCGTTCGCAACGAGTTACTCGACGCCGCGTCGGGGCATTTCCTAACGTCGCTGGACGGGGATGACGTTTACGTCGACGCCTGCAAACTCGCTCGCGAATGGGAGCTCCTGCAAAACGCTCCCGAGCCGCAGCGGACGATCGTTTACAGCGACGTTCGTTGGATCGATGGCGACGGCCAAACGATGTTGACCGCCAGCGCGATCGCACCGCCGATGGAAGGCATTCTGTACCAAGCGATCCTGGACCGTCGTGTCATGATCCCGCGCGACTTTTTACTATCCGTCGATTTGGCGCGCGGCGTCGGCGGATTCGACGCCACTCTGCCGATCTATGAAGACTGGGACTACAAGCTGCGGCTCGCCCAGAAGGCGGTCTTCCGATACACCGGCTGTGTCGGCATCGGCTATCGTCGACACGGCAGCGGGCTGTCTGCAGCGGCCGCCCCGCTGCATCAAAAGTGCCAAGCCATCATCCGTAAAAAGCACGCCGGAGAAGGTTTTGACGGCGACCCGATGCGATTGCTGAAACTGGCCGGACGGCTGCACGGGATCTTGACCCGAAACCGCTTGCGCAGCCGCAAGGCCGCCTAA
- a CDS encoding sulfotransferase family protein: MTTPLVFIVSQPRAGSTLLQTMLSGHDDVHAPGEAWLMLPLVHAIAGSRRDVQSPYDQCLADDAVGEFVRENLNGGWSEMQAEIGRAATRIYEAARARAGAKTLIDKTPRYYWIIEDLLSLIPDCKIILLRRNPLAVLSSIMETWTRRTRVGFLKDYRGDLLEAPARIAAAMAIQDERIYTLRYEDLVHDPASHLAQLQSFIGLRPVDGLQHYGTATHRAYGDPQGVHQRDAAQVDSVQKYLDRAAARATDWRLMDDYRHHLGHDLLKRLGYDDAELKRHLDAIRPTGTLLAPTLSSQICPRPAEPRRSVIRLRRMAADALTQWGKAA, encoded by the coding sequence GTGACCACTCCCCTCGTCTTCATCGTCTCGCAGCCGCGCGCCGGTTCGACTCTGTTGCAAACCATGTTGTCCGGGCATGACGACGTGCACGCCCCCGGTGAAGCCTGGTTGATGTTGCCGCTGGTCCACGCGATTGCCGGCTCCCGTCGTGACGTTCAATCTCCCTATGACCAATGCTTGGCCGATGACGCGGTCGGCGAATTCGTTCGCGAGAACCTGAATGGCGGCTGGAGCGAAATGCAGGCCGAGATCGGCAGAGCGGCGACACGGATCTACGAAGCCGCTCGCGCCCGCGCCGGTGCAAAGACCTTGATCGACAAGACGCCGCGTTACTACTGGATCATCGAAGATCTGCTGAGCCTGATTCCCGATTGCAAAATCATCTTGCTGCGGCGCAACCCGCTGGCGGTGCTGTCATCGATCATGGAAACCTGGACCCGCCGCACACGCGTCGGATTCCTGAAAGACTATCGAGGCGACCTGTTGGAAGCGCCTGCTCGAATTGCCGCCGCCATGGCCATCCAAGACGAACGCATCTACACGCTGCGCTATGAGGATTTGGTGCACGATCCCGCATCGCACTTGGCCCAATTGCAGTCCTTCATCGGACTTCGCCCGGTTGATGGGCTACAGCATTACGGCACAGCCACGCATCGCGCCTACGGTGATCCCCAAGGGGTCCACCAGCGTGACGCCGCCCAGGTCGATTCCGTGCAAAAGTATCTCGACCGCGCGGCGGCACGAGCGACCGACTGGCGATTGATGGACGACTACCGGCACCACCTGGGCCACGATCTGTTGAAACGATTGGGATACGATGACGCCGAGCTAAAGCGGCATCTGGACGCCATCCGACCAACCGGGACGTTGCTCGCCCCAACGCTGTCGTCTCAAATCTGCCCACGGCCGGCCGAGCCGCGACGCAGCGTGATCCGCTTGCGACGGATGGCGGCGGACGCCCTGACGCAGTGGGGCAAGGCGGCTTAG
- a CDS encoding DUF4347 domain-containing protein encodes MLAADAGAAVSAAPVTDSVQVAPAVPTTDSLATDSLATDAIPAHARALQPSATLVIIDPNVAGDFDAVGFDISAAIPAGAELVVLDHSADAVSQITAILADRSELDSMHLISHGRAGQLQLGNDRVDAGTLADRAAELVRWKASFAAGADLLIYGCDVGAGDEGRVFLDRIAKATGLDVAASVDRTGAADRQADWDLEHTVGPVTHAGDLDRSALSHFPGALSIQVYAAGEIGEEEMQVQVGDQIVGTWTMTGTDAGDRLFGEFNVHIDNVSIDDIRIHFTNDLYRPEIDFDRNLRIDRIVVDGVTYQTEDPAVFSTGSWRPEDGVTPGFRQTEYLHTNGYFQFASTGNESGSVITIDAEGNMGQERMELLIDGQVVQTFENVSTTPSSYSYQANQLVTADRIEIAFTNDFYDPGNDIDRNLTVDRVRVDGQIFETEAPSTYTTGFYVAGQGIVSGFYQNETLYGNGRFQFLADNPPPPPVDPPVDPPDNGESGSFVLVDDFAAVFESDGSVTMTIARVGGSDGVASVQYATESETATAGSDFIPESGSLVFADGETSKSVTIAVLQDGLVEGTESFSFRLTGSENASLLAPRTATINLLDIDQGLPAYASFDSAANLQLNRDARISNGKLQLTSAVPQQRGSAYFTTPISVDADTSFQATFAARFDGGQGSAGGEGLAFIIQNSPGGTAGQDIGNYPGGLAYNAQQNSIGIELDTFRNVYEQYSGEITFTVNGVMVNPHRTIQSPYDLNDGRTYYTWVDYNGQSDSLSVYISDVNEKPQFALMKTTLQLNGIVGNQAYVGFAAATGSAYNNTYIQSWSVTLDTPAADPPTIPIGQIIRQDIVTGLNQPLNVEWSPDGRNMYVGEKAGIVRVSRDGGPLTTMIDITAITNNVQDRGLVDFEVHPDFANNPYIYLNYTVDPPEVYNHVGNPLAGPDGSGNRAGRLIRMTLDASTNYTTVVPGSTVTLLGANSTWNNFNAFVDSTLNFNQPPAGLNPDGTYLQDFINSDSRSHTVGGLAFGTDGALYVGIGDGASFNQTDPRALRVQDPNSLSGKILRIDPITGQGFSDNPFFDGDLNSNRSKVYHLGLRNPWRLSVDPVNGRLYIGETGLVSFEEINIGPPGTNFGWPYYEGGQGVNLRTPSYQGLPQAQAFYNSGQPASPAFIAQPHTNGTDVIVLGSVGWDLNYGPQYNNDVFYADFASGVVRHGSVGAAGNLTSIGVFATGANFAVDIQQGPDGFLYYVDIVSGSVGRFLLI; translated from the coding sequence ATGCTTGCAGCCGACGCCGGCGCAGCGGTCTCTGCCGCACCCGTCACCGATTCCGTGCAAGTCGCGCCGGCGGTCCCCACGACCGATTCACTCGCGACCGATTCACTCGCGACCGATGCCATCCCGGCCCACGCTCGTGCGCTCCAGCCGTCGGCGACGCTGGTGATCATCGATCCGAACGTCGCCGGTGACTTTGACGCCGTCGGCTTCGACATCTCGGCGGCGATCCCCGCGGGGGCGGAATTGGTGGTGCTGGATCACTCCGCCGATGCCGTGTCGCAGATCACCGCCATCTTGGCCGATCGATCCGAACTTGACAGCATGCACCTGATCAGTCACGGACGCGCCGGCCAATTGCAGTTGGGCAATGACCGGGTGGACGCAGGCACGCTCGCCGATCGAGCCGCCGAGTTGGTTCGCTGGAAAGCATCGTTCGCTGCCGGCGCCGATTTGCTGATTTATGGCTGTGACGTCGGCGCGGGCGACGAAGGTCGTGTGTTCTTGGATCGCATCGCAAAGGCCACCGGTTTGGACGTCGCCGCGTCGGTCGACCGCACGGGGGCCGCCGATCGACAGGCCGATTGGGACTTGGAACACACCGTCGGTCCGGTGACGCATGCCGGGGACCTGGACCGATCGGCCCTGTCGCACTTCCCGGGCGCTTTGTCGATTCAGGTCTATGCGGCCGGTGAAATCGGCGAAGAAGAAATGCAAGTGCAAGTCGGCGACCAAATCGTCGGCACCTGGACGATGACAGGCACCGATGCCGGTGATCGACTGTTCGGCGAATTCAACGTTCACATCGACAATGTGAGCATCGATGACATTCGGATCCATTTCACGAACGACCTGTACAGACCGGAAATCGACTTTGATCGCAACCTCCGCATCGACCGCATTGTTGTCGATGGAGTGACCTACCAAACCGAAGACCCGGCGGTGTTTTCAACCGGATCGTGGCGACCGGAAGACGGCGTGACACCAGGCTTTCGACAAACCGAATACCTGCACACCAATGGCTACTTTCAGTTCGCCTCAACCGGCAACGAAAGCGGATCGGTGATCACGATCGATGCCGAAGGCAACATGGGACAGGAACGAATGGAATTGCTGATCGATGGCCAAGTGGTTCAGACCTTCGAAAACGTTTCGACCACCCCGTCCAGCTATTCCTACCAGGCGAACCAATTGGTCACAGCCGACCGCATCGAAATCGCATTCACCAACGATTTCTACGATCCTGGCAACGACATCGACCGCAACTTGACGGTCGATCGCGTTCGAGTCGATGGGCAAATCTTTGAAACCGAAGCACCGTCCACCTACACGACCGGGTTCTACGTCGCCGGACAAGGCATCGTGTCGGGTTTCTACCAAAACGAAACGTTGTACGGAAACGGTCGATTTCAATTCCTTGCCGACAACCCCCCGCCGCCCCCAGTTGATCCGCCAGTCGATCCACCCGACAACGGAGAGAGCGGAAGTTTTGTCTTGGTGGATGACTTCGCAGCGGTGTTCGAATCCGATGGTTCGGTCACGATGACGATCGCACGTGTCGGTGGCAGCGACGGTGTGGCATCGGTCCAGTACGCCACGGAGTCGGAAACCGCCACGGCCGGCAGTGATTTCATTCCCGAATCAGGTAGCTTGGTGTTCGCCGACGGCGAAACGAGCAAGTCGGTCACCATTGCTGTTTTGCAAGACGGGCTGGTCGAAGGGACTGAATCGTTTAGTTTCCGATTGACGGGATCGGAAAATGCGAGCTTGCTTGCCCCTCGTACGGCGACGATCAATCTCCTGGACATCGATCAGGGATTGCCGGCCTATGCCTCATTCGACTCCGCCGCCAATTTGCAACTCAACCGTGATGCCAGGATCAGCAACGGCAAACTGCAACTGACTTCTGCCGTCCCCCAACAACGCGGATCGGCGTATTTCACGACGCCGATCAGTGTCGACGCCGACACGTCCTTCCAAGCCACGTTTGCCGCACGGTTTGATGGCGGACAAGGTTCCGCCGGCGGCGAGGGATTGGCATTCATCATCCAGAACTCGCCCGGTGGTACCGCCGGACAAGACATCGGCAATTACCCCGGCGGCTTGGCCTACAACGCCCAACAGAACTCGATCGGGATCGAACTGGATACGTTTCGAAACGTCTACGAACAATACTCCGGCGAAATCACGTTCACCGTCAACGGTGTGATGGTCAATCCGCATCGAACGATTCAATCGCCCTACGATCTCAACGACGGGCGGACCTACTACACCTGGGTCGACTACAACGGGCAAAGTGACAGCTTGTCGGTCTACATTTCCGACGTCAATGAAAAGCCCCAATTCGCGTTGATGAAAACGACGCTGCAATTAAACGGGATCGTCGGTAATCAGGCCTACGTCGGATTCGCCGCCGCAACCGGCAGTGCCTACAACAACACGTACATTCAATCCTGGAGTGTGACGCTGGACACGCCGGCTGCCGATCCACCCACCATCCCGATCGGCCAGATCATCCGCCAGGACATCGTCACGGGACTCAACCAGCCGCTGAACGTCGAATGGTCACCCGACGGTCGAAACATGTACGTCGGCGAGAAAGCAGGCATCGTTCGAGTCTCTCGCGACGGCGGCCCGCTGACCACGATGATCGACATCACCGCGATCACCAACAACGTCCAGGATCGTGGCTTGGTGGACTTCGAAGTCCATCCCGATTTCGCAAACAACCCGTACATCTACCTGAATTACACGGTAGACCCGCCGGAGGTTTACAACCACGTGGGCAACCCGCTGGCCGGACCCGACGGTTCAGGCAACCGAGCGGGTCGACTGATTCGGATGACACTCGATGCGTCGACCAACTACACCACCGTCGTGCCTGGCAGCACGGTGACCTTGCTGGGTGCCAACAGCACTTGGAACAATTTCAATGCGTTCGTCGATAGCACGCTGAACTTCAACCAGCCGCCGGCGGGTTTGAATCCCGACGGCACGTATCTTCAAGACTTTATCAACAGCGACAGCCGATCTCATACCGTCGGCGGATTGGCCTTCGGCACTGACGGCGCGCTGTATGTCGGAATCGGCGACGGGGCCAGCTTCAATCAAACCGATCCACGGGCCTTGCGGGTTCAAGACCCCAACAGTCTGTCCGGGAAAATCCTCCGCATCGATCCGATCACCGGGCAGGGTTTCAGCGACAACCCGTTCTTCGACGGCGACCTGAATTCCAACCGCAGCAAGGTCTATCACTTGGGTCTGAGAAATCCCTGGCGATTGTCAGTCGACCCGGTCAACGGGCGGCTGTATATCGGTGAAACCGGACTGGTCAGTTTTGAAGAGATCAACATCGGGCCGCCGGGTACGAATTTTGGATGGCCGTACTACGAGGGAGGCCAGGGAGTCAATCTGCGTACGCCGTCGTATCAAGGCCTGCCGCAGGCCCAAGCGTTTTACAACTCAGGCCAGCCGGCCAGCCCCGCGTTCATCGCCCAGCCGCACACCAACGGGACCGATGTGATTGTCTTGGGCAGCGTCGGTTGGGATTTGAATTACGGCCCGCAGTACAACAACGATGTCTTCTATGCCGACTTTGCCAGCGGCGTCGTCCGGCACGGCAGTGTCGGCGCGGCCGGCAATTTGACCTCGATCGGCGTCTTTGCCACCGGCGCGAACTTTGCCGTCGACATCCAACAAGGCCCCGACGGATTCCTGTATTACGTCGACATCGTTTCCGGATCGGTGGGGCGATTCCTGTTGATCTAA
- a CDS encoding glycosyltransferase family 2 protein, with protein MSTSNRRLPIFRIVTPSFNQAEYLEQTILSVLSQQGRGTEFELQYAVVDGGSTDGSADIIRKYRNELAFWCSEKDRGQSHAINKGFEQVEGDICAYINSDDYYLPDAFRRIVTLRNENPHADLLYGVCRKVDATGQTIGDQISDISSLAEIVDLWNHWLNPNPNRNFIQPEVFWTNRLSERIGRFNESLHYTMDFDYWLRGFDAGMKVARTEVPLAAFRIHAGQKTTARNASILELLGGITPYITSQDARISPDHQRQMRRHSRLTRRVIETAEAPPERRLISLLALAGDEPGLLNSRHYWRQMRRNGKRVFWKRSAA; from the coding sequence ATGTCGACCTCGAATCGTCGCCTGCCCATCTTCCGAATCGTCACGCCGTCGTTCAATCAGGCGGAGTACTTGGAACAGACGATCTTAAGCGTCTTGTCACAACAGGGTCGCGGAACCGAGTTCGAGTTGCAATATGCCGTCGTCGATGGAGGCAGCACGGATGGATCGGCCGACATCATCAGAAAGTACCGCAACGAGTTGGCGTTTTGGTGCAGCGAAAAAGATCGCGGTCAATCACACGCGATCAACAAAGGATTCGAGCAGGTCGAAGGCGACATCTGCGCTTACATCAATAGCGACGATTACTACTTGCCCGATGCCTTTCGGCGGATCGTCACGTTGAGAAACGAAAACCCACACGCCGATCTGCTGTACGGTGTCTGCCGAAAAGTGGATGCCACCGGGCAAACGATCGGTGATCAGATTTCGGACATCTCGTCGCTCGCCGAAATCGTCGACTTGTGGAATCATTGGTTGAACCCCAACCCCAATCGCAACTTCATTCAGCCCGAAGTGTTCTGGACCAATCGGCTGAGTGAGCGGATCGGGCGGTTCAACGAATCACTCCACTACACGATGGACTTCGACTATTGGTTGCGGGGCTTTGATGCCGGCATGAAGGTCGCGCGAACCGAGGTGCCGTTGGCCGCCTTTCGCATCCATGCGGGCCAGAAAACGACGGCCCGAAACGCGAGTATTTTGGAGCTGCTCGGAGGGATCACGCCCTACATCACGTCGCAGGATGCTCGCATCTCACCCGATCATCAGCGACAAATGCGGCGGCACAGTCGATTGACGCGGCGCGTCATCGAGACGGCCGAAGCCCCTCCGGAACGACGTCTGATTTCACTGCTGGCACTGGCCGGCGACGAGCCGGGATTGTTGAATTCTCGGCACTATTGGCGACAGATGCGGCGCAACGGCAAACGGGTGTTCTGGAAACGCAGCGCGGCCTGA
- a CDS encoding glycosyltransferase, with the protein MFVSHFNSFLRGGAATAARQLHQALRGAGIQSRFQHLAGQTFTGRQCTETEDGEYYSTHWPGKGTLRDSVDRIRFRLHRQRFKRATGGTKPGAEIFTSPHGKPFTPWPPLDHPAADPNAVDAQQHLIHLHWISKFIDFPSFFGSLSGDQAVVWTLHDMNALSGGCHFSGGCERFRLGCGNCPQIKRPGQRDVSFRSFETKRRALQDINLHIVAPSRWLLQQARSSPLLAGARSFTRIPYGMPTDRLYPMQKRFAREALGIETDAFIIGFGAMSLGNRRKGAAELAAALEHVGPNPNVRCLVFGSGTLSESNKELPQTIHVGSVQDDRTRRLVYSAADAFVLPSTEDNLPLTGLEAMACGTPVIGFDAGGIPDYVIPGKTGLLADTGNAAQLASRLKTAIANPQAIKAMGGQARELILDQYQADTEAQRYIELYRTLVDSGEQSQRRAA; encoded by the coding sequence GTGTTTGTCAGTCATTTCAATAGCTTTCTTCGCGGCGGAGCTGCGACCGCGGCGCGACAATTGCACCAGGCACTACGCGGCGCCGGCATCCAAAGCCGGTTCCAACACCTGGCCGGTCAAACCTTCACCGGTCGTCAGTGCACGGAAACCGAGGACGGTGAATACTACAGCACGCATTGGCCCGGCAAGGGGACGCTGCGAGACTCCGTCGATCGGATCCGCTTTCGACTGCATCGCCAACGATTCAAGCGCGCCACGGGTGGCACGAAACCGGGTGCGGAAATTTTCACCTCGCCGCACGGAAAACCGTTCACCCCCTGGCCTCCGCTGGACCACCCCGCGGCTGACCCAAACGCCGTCGACGCACAGCAGCACCTCATCCACCTGCATTGGATCTCCAAGTTCATCGACTTTCCCAGCTTCTTCGGTTCGCTTTCGGGCGACCAAGCTGTTGTTTGGACCCTGCACGACATGAACGCGCTGAGCGGCGGTTGTCACTTTTCAGGCGGGTGCGAGCGATTTCGCCTCGGATGTGGCAACTGTCCCCAAATCAAACGGCCCGGCCAGAGGGACGTCAGTTTTCGATCTTTTGAAACCAAGCGACGTGCGTTACAGGACATTAACCTGCACATCGTCGCGCCGAGCCGGTGGTTGCTGCAGCAAGCGCGCTCGAGCCCGTTGTTGGCCGGTGCGAGATCATTCACGCGGATTCCCTACGGAATGCCGACCGATCGACTGTATCCGATGCAGAAGCGGTTCGCCCGCGAAGCCCTCGGCATTGAGACCGACGCGTTCATCATCGGGTTTGGAGCGATGAGCCTTGGCAATCGCCGTAAAGGTGCTGCTGAGTTGGCTGCGGCGCTCGAACATGTCGGGCCGAACCCGAACGTTCGTTGCCTGGTGTTCGGCAGCGGAACCCTGTCCGAGTCAAACAAGGAGTTGCCGCAAACCATTCATGTCGGCAGCGTGCAGGACGATCGAACGCGTCGATTGGTGTACAGTGCGGCCGATGCGTTTGTTTTGCCGTCGACCGAAGACAATCTTCCGCTGACCGGTTTGGAAGCGATGGCATGCGGAACGCCGGTGATCGGATTCGATGCCGGCGGAATCCCCGACTATGTGATTCCGGGAAAGACCGGACTGCTCGCCGACACCGGCAACGCCGCACAACTGGCAAGCCGGCTAAAGACCGCAATCGCCAATCCGCAGGCCATCAAAGCGATGGGTGGACAAGCTCGAGAACTGATCCTGGATCAGTATCAGGCGGACACGGAGGCGCAGCGCTACATCGAACTGTATCGCACTCTCGTCGATTCCGGCGAACAATCTCAGCGCCGCGCTGCCTAA